One Primulina eburnea isolate SZY01 chromosome 4, ASM2296580v1, whole genome shotgun sequence genomic window, AGCTATGACTTGTTTAATGTCATGTCAACAATTGGAATTAAATagctaaaaaattaatttaagtgtACCAAAATTTGAAAACTTAATGGAACAAAACTCGAGTTGATAAacccataaaaaaaaaattagctaGTTAAGCAAAGAGGATTTACCGACGGGAGACAACATTTTCTCAACAGGAGACATGATCATATTCTTGTCAAAAGCTTTGTTTTGTATGTCTCTCTTGGATATatgaatttggattgacaaaaacttgtgtgagacggtctcacgggtcatatttgtgagacagatctcttatttgggttatccatgaaaaaatattattttttatgctaagagtactactttttattgtgaatatgggtagagttgacccgtctcacagattaagatccgtgagacggtctcacatgagactcactcatttgGATTCATGGTCTTTATATATGATCAGAAAAGATTGATACCAAAATTGAACTCGTTCCCTCAATCATATCTTTTTTCAAAGTAACTAAAACGGTATTTGTCACATTTATCAATTGAATACGTTATATGAAAATAGTGGTTATGTTTGGATTTATATTTTATCCTTATCTTTtcaatttacaaaataaaatattaacattttattttaattgtttttccaaaaataattttatcgtAGTTTAAAAATTCTCGACATATGAccattgattttaatttttatggtcataacacattaaaaatattctagttgtatttatatttttttttaagacAAAACTTGTAATTTTATTGATTCAAATCATCCATTACAAGTTCAACCAATCACCATTCAACCAAACAAAGGATGAAAGGGAATTGAAAGCAAAACGAGCAATGCTATGGGCTATATTATTTGCTGAACGACGAACATGAATAAGCTCAGTTATCTCAGATTCACTCATACGCTTTCTAATATCTGTTGCGCAGAGGCCCGTATATCCCAATATCATCCCGAGAGGTAGTGACTGCTTGCACTGCCAATAAGGAGTCGGTTGCATGACAAAGGCTTTTCTAGTTGTATTTATATTCTGACATACCCACAaatatagaaattttgaaatataCGACACCATTAGAAGTGTTTGTGTGAAGACACGAAATCTTGCAACGAGATGACTCTAAAATTTACTGTTTGATGACCTTATCATTTTGTAAGCCTTCCAGTATTTTTCAGGAAATGGCTTCGTACGCCCCTCGTAACCACGCTCGGTTTTTGCCATTTTTGGAAATACTCGTAGGACTTATAATTCCGCATAGGAGAATCGAAATCCAAATCTGCCAATCGTTCCTTGAtcctcatgaattattttaaattcatataaaaatattcttacttttatttttgaatattcCATTGATTCTGCACCGAAATTTGTTATCCATATGCATAAGtatgttttaaaaaaagaatttaAGATATGATTTTTGAGATTGATATGAAATCGATTTGGGACTAGTCTTTATATTAATTGGTCAATagaaaatttgatattttaatttttggatttAAGTTAGATTAATTTTGGGACTAGTATCTATGTTAAATCATCAATAGAAAGTTTTAAGTCCTAATTTTTTGGGTTTAAGTTAGATTGACTTTTAAGTGTGGAGTTGATACTCATGACTAAATTTTAAtagagttaaaaaaaaaattatatttagaaTTTTAAGCAAATATATgtgaacatataaatttcttgacTTGAAAATATATGGTCTTGATTTGAAACATCATTCCCAATTCTATTTTTAATGTCAATTAACAAAATTTTCATTTGTTTAAAAATGGTCCTAAACTATTATTAAAGTTTTGtttgataaaaataataataataataataaataaataaataaataaataaataaaaggtaAATAAATTTGAATCCACCGTAGCCTTATTTCCCAAAAAAGTCGTGACCTACAATTAACTTGTGATTTAAGGCTTCTTACTGTTTAAATTTAGAAACATTGACCCAAAATTTAGCACTCAATTAGTACAAATTATAACAATTAAATGAATTAATGGCCAAAATTTTTGTTACCATGCATCTCACCGAaagtaattatataaatgaaggATGTCACtcaaacacacacaaaaatcACAATCCCCTCATACTTTTGTGCCCCCCTTCAAGCAAGATTCTCAATTTCGTGTTCGCAAATGACGACGCAAGCCAAGACCGTTAGGGAACTCGAGTTCGAAATCGAGCAACTTAGGAGTACCATTACGGGTTTACTTTATGACAAAGAGGAGTTGAAGAAAGCTAGGGATTACCTTCAAGTAGAAGTGAGACAACTCACTTTCGACAAGAAATTTGCggagaagcaactcaaagaTTACAAAGAAGAGTTGCAAGAGTCGCAAAAATATGGTCAACAAATGTTTGCCACCTTCGAAGCTTGGTGCAACCACTATCACGCTAAGAAATGGTTTTGTGACCAACTTGAACAAGAGTTCAATGCCTATCGTCAGGAAATGGAAAACTATGTGCAACAACTTGAACTCAACAACCAAAACTTGAGTGCAGAAATCACCAACCAACAAATTGCACTCGAACATGAGCAACATCCAGTAAATGCACAAGGAGAAGACGCTAACGAGGAGCTAGGAGACGGAAACGTTACTGATTAGATTAGGCTCTCATAAGTATTTTGGAATAAGGACACTCTTGtctatattatttctttttacATCTCACCACTTGTGTTTTGAAACCTATCATATTCGTATTATAGAATTCAAGTTTAAATTTTTCCTTGAATCAATTGAACTCGAACCATAGATTATTCAACATGGatttaaatttcgaatttatcaATCATTTCATATCTACATCGAGTTaactcaagtttcgaggacgaaacttctaataaggagggagggatgtgaagaCCCGAAATCTTGCAACGAGAAAATTTATATAAGTCATAGGCAATTTCAACTCATTTTTGGCACGACATTTTTAGTTCCatacaatcataatcattaaaatttgaataatcATCGTCTCTTCATTATTGACCATTTATCACCATATGGAAGTGCACCAATCTTGGAAGAGATTCATGCAGCGGAAATCACTCTCCATTTGCACTTAAGGAAAACCAAAATCACTCATGAATCTCGGGTGTGTATCTTGAATCAAGAAGAGATCACGTTCATTCGGGAGAGAAAAGTGCAATCATCGCATTGATTAAGCAATCAGCGACATTCTTGGAGTGATACGGGCTTACCTTTATAGTTGATTATTCAAGCCTATATAAGAAGCAAACTCCCTCCCCATAACTTCAAGAATTCGAAATTTAGCATTTGCAGCAGCCTAGTCGAAGCTCTACCGCAACCTTGTTCGAACGAAGTTCTTTTAGCATGTCCTTCTAGCGCCTTAATCCAAACGAAAtcaggtaagtgggcttttgctatgtatttctttgtaacttaaactttgtataagtatttcatgacatgcGTCTATGTGTGTCAAATCATTTTCGGAAAatgctattatatattttataaaatctcgATCGATGTACGATATGTTCTTCTCTTTCCAATGTTCTTTGATTCTGCTGAGTTCATTCAAAAACCCGATAAATGTTGTTTGATACATCTGATTTTGTGgtgcactgttatgattcgagtgggatatggaacgacgattgtaaattatatatggcccccatcagtgggtataaaacagTGTTTCGGTcctcatcagtgggtataaaactgtgttttgacctcaccccttagaggactaacatattggggacaatttgaccatggataaCGAGATGAATAACAGTGTTTTCATTTGTTCTGATTCGTTCTGTTCTGAATTGTCTGATAATCTCTGTTTCGCATTTCAATTCCGATTCTGATCTGATATGAGATACTacgttttgaaaaaaaaaatcagttgcaatatgggttttaaattataattatatgtatttgtggtaatcgatcggcccccacttgctgagtgtttcccaaacactcaccccttacatttctccccagaTGAGAATGAAGATCAAGCAGACAAGGATGAATAAGAcgtgttttggagttggagatGAAGTTTTGAAATATGAAGATTTCTCGCTTATGTTCTTCCTAAGTTTCGATTCAAGTTGTACACTGCTTCCGCACATTTTATTTCGTTTTGGAATTTATCActgtaagacaagattattttgagttatttatgaaatagactggttttggtttatactgaactacgaggcttgttgtttgacgattatgtgattgttgaacaacgtcgtgtcgactaaccccggtctcggagCGTGACAGTTTGTGTGTGTATACGGTcgcataaaccgtcgctaatcaaATTAGCAattgattaaaatgattttagcgaCGAAAATTAACAACGTCGCTAATtgaaataattgaaaaacaagTTAATTAATTATCCAATTTTCCATTTACCTTGCGTAGTTGCCTTGACTGCCCCGGCCCCCATAACTCTCAAAGAAAATTATTgggaataaaaattaattaactaattaatttAAAGCTTTTATTAATTAGCACGTTACATGCTAATCCTGAAGTCATCCATCAGGTTAATCTCCATTAGTAAGAAAAGTCTCATTCTCCAACTCAAATGCAACTAAGGCAAAACTACATCATTATGACTTTGGGAACTATCGTTCACACAATTTATTGCTAGCTTGCCAATTCTCCAActcaaagttttttttttctggtTATTATTTTTCCATAAAACACCGCGCAACTATTTATAATTGTGCATAATTATCTTTAAgttattttttgtttatgtAATTCTTCTGCATGTTGTCACTAAATGTTAAATATTCGGGATAACATTTATATCTGATATACGCAATTTTTTTACGGTTTACATTAAACAGAAATGCCTAAAAATACAATAAATGGTTGTAatgaacatattaaataatagaTGTAAAATAATTTCAGATTTCATTAAATATATTCTAAGACATACTATGTACATATTATGATCATCACCATGTAAGTAAATATGACGGAATTTGGGTGTAATCTCATCGTCACACGGAATTCGGTGATAATTATAATGGAATGGGAGTGGTCGTTGAAAATTGAAGTAGAATATCTCTTCGATCGGCCAATACATTAAATTACCTTTTGAGAGGTTATTTTCACAATTAACATGGAGTTGTCGGCCAACTTAAAGACTTTAAACAAAGTGTTAGGAGTACTTACAAAGTTAACTCCATAATTAATGGACTAATGACAGGACTTGGAGAAGATGgtctttcttgaagttgatgATGATATGCTGCTCCTTTTGGTCTCGGTTGGTGGAAGAAACACAGATActgttttttatgattttattttattttattttattttttgtgtgTGGCTATGATCAATATTCTAAAAAACTCGCTTAAACGCGCATTATATAAGCTTGAAGCTTGTATCATTTTTCCAAAATGATCAGTAACGTTGATGAGCTTGATGGACTTTTGCCCTATTGCATGGAAAAATGGAAAAGGAAACGGTAATAATAATTACTACATTTCATAGGAATTAATCGGAATTGAGTTTGGTGCGTCGGTCACAATTTTATATGACGTGTCACTTTgacaatatttatattttaacatCACATCGTACGATTATCATAGGACGACTTACATTGAAAAGGGATTTTTGTACTAAGCACTCGTACGTAGTATTTCTCATGGTAAAAGCTTAGCATAATATAGAGGACTAACCGTATTAAATAGCGACCGCTGTTGTCGTAGGATCGGCTAGATTTTGTAACTCCAAATGAAATGGCGAAACTAAATTGTAGTCAGATTTCCAGCTatgatatatttaaaataatattaattagtTTATCGCATTAAAAAATCGACATGGATTAATCTAGATTCGAGTTTAATtagtatattttatatttttttgataaataataatttaaataattgaaaatatagTAAGGGATTATTTAGAAGCATTGTTCTAAAAATCCGCTTAAGCTTAAAGCTTGAAAAAAATGACACGCTTCGGAGAAAAGCGAAAAAAAAAACGATTACACTGTAGTTTGATCGAATTAAACGTAATTAAGACGTTTAATTAAGTATATTTAAGCACAATTAACATCATCtactttttttttaagaaaattattttgaaggtatgtgtttttattttaaaataataaattaagtttataatttagatgtttatttttaaattttaattatgattaagcatgttatgatttaacaaatatttaacattttttaatgtattatagttgcaaaaacaaataaagattgtaattttgagatttttatgcttttataatatatgagaattaatgtatcagacttaaatttatcatatttaggtattatttatctatttattggtttgagataattacaattacgCTAAAGGTAAAAAACGCTTTTTCACACTTAAAAATGTTCTAATCTCGCTTAAGCTTGAAAAGCTTGGAGCTCGACATCTACGCTTCGGGCCGCTTCATGCTTTGTAGAACCTTGTTCATAAGTGAAATAGCTGAAACATGTTTTTTTATTATCGTAACTAGACAAGCTGAAACATGTTTTTTTATTATCTCTTAACTAGACAatctcaaaaaaaaataaaaattattaacctaataatttttttttacaaaatttaaaatttaatactgGATAATTGGGTTAAGCTGGGATGGTGGATCTGCCCGGTAGGAGTTCGAGATGGGGTAAGGTGACAGAAAAATAAATGCCTGATGAATATAGGTTTAATCGGATTGAGCATGGTCGGTCGATTTTCTCAGATTGTAGGGATAATTAGATATATAACTTCAtatctcattttcttttgaattttgatcGATATTCTTTTACCTGGTTACCTTTAATCTTTGAAAAATTAACTTTCATTTAGAATTTTAACACTAATTTTTCCAAAATCCAATTACCCTAACCCAAAATCCTAATTTTTTTCCTCCTGCGAAATTAATCAAGATCTTATTCTATGCCATTTTTCACTTTTGGATGGTCCTGGTTTTTTTAAGGTTTTTAATTTCTCATTTTTGGATGTAGAATATTGTTCACTAACGATACAAGTTAGCTAATGAATTCTAAATATTCTATTACAGTCAAGTATTATTTGTTCGAAATGCTATGGACGCTGCAGCGTTGGACAAAGATATACGGAAAATGAAATTTGCAGACAAACTGAGTTTTAGATGGATTGAAGGACGTGAGGTTGAtgaaaaaatgttttaaaaGGGTAAAATATTAAAAGTAAATGAATCAATTAAGAAGAAAGAGTTATATTTCAAATTGAACGTCGAATGaaggttaattttttttaaaaagagtaGTTCATCGACTTATCCATATTTAgagtgaaaataatatttttttcatctgTCGGATCAactcaaagatttttctcacaAAATTGAGTTATGATGAAGTCTCATGAtagtttttatatattttttaaatattctcAGAGATGATGCAAGCTCAGTTTTCTTTGGGTATGTAAACAAACGGGAACCAGTCAAGTCATGGTCTGATCTATCTGGCGTGATACACCCTCAATCTAGAACTAGtattgaattatttttgagcttGGTTCGCAAACTCGAGCTTTCCCAAAAGTTCAAATTTCATGCAATACAGGGAAACAAAATACATACATCGATTATCATGCCATACAGGGAAACATAAAATCGAACACATTATTCTGCGATATCACTTATTAACGCATCACTGGGAAAAAAATTCATCATAGAAAAACATGAAAATCCATATTGATTCAGAAAATTAGTAAGAATAAAGTCTTCACTCAAGAGAGAAATATGGTAGCCGAAACCAAGAGTAAGGCTGGCATTCCAATCCATGAAATTCTGGCCACGGCATTCCCCTTATCTGGTGCCCCTATCAAAATCAATTTTAATAACTGGccaaagaatatatatatacctttgAACAATATAACCAAGAATTTCAGACAGCGAATTTTTTCGGAGAAATTAATTTTCAGTCTTATCCGAGAGCTCCTACTGATATAACCTCAACTGATAACTTAAAACATTTTAGGATTTACAAAGTTTCTAACATTGTGTTTAGATTAAGGGTGGTGATAGCAAAGATCTAGATCCATATTTGATCCAAATCTTCCTTTCAAATTCCGAATAATTTCGTCAATCCATGAACCAGAACCTGGCTTCAGAGGCCTCAATTTTACAACTTGAAAACTAGTGAAATTATATCAATTTGTGGAATTTTCAGAAGGTCTCAGAAGGTAAGGTGGGAACAACAAGACCACGTGATGCTACTTATTTGACAAGTCATGGTCAACTCATTGAAAACGAAGATTCTTATCTGCTTCCACACGATATATTCAATCTTAAATTAAGAGCATAGGCGCCCGTGATCacatttgattaaaattttttttttatgttgtttAATAATAATAGAGTGAAAAAGAGGTAATGTAATAGCTATTTTAcctggaggaggaggaggaacaATCGAAGAGCCTGGAGCAAAAGCTGTACAGGCAGAAGAAACCAAAAGCACCCTCTATTAGTCCACGAATACAATCCAAATATACGATCGATAATTACTCGCAGTAAAAATCGACAATTTGGAGCAAAATAAACACGATTTGTAGCACAAAATTCAAGCACTAATACAACAAAATCTTGATCATTTAACAAACGATCCACCAAGTGATGTGGAATTAGCAAATTAATTACAATTTGTGGCTAACATACCAATTAAATATGGAGACTCGTGATCAAGATTTATAGTGTAAgatgaaccatcaaacaagtaTTATCCTAGAGAGCATAtaatttcattttctttatttattgttttttttttacattaattTACTATTTAAATCAGGGAATGAACGAAGTATATTATTACGCCACGGAAGGGGAAAAATATACTGGAGCGGGAGTCGTACCTTTGCAGGTGCTGACGTCATTAGGGAGACCACAGCGTTTGGGAAGCGCGAGTGCTTGATTGACATCAATCCCAAAAGCACTCAACCCACCTGGCTGATTATAAATCTTGCACAGGCAATCAAGCTCATTTTCCACCACTGATTTGATGGCGGTGCAGCACTCTGAGCCCGGCGGGCCTGTGGTGTTCAGGTACTGTGCACACTGCACCAGCTTAGATACGCAGTCCGTCGACTGACCCTCAGCCACTCTGCTGGTGGCGACCACCAGCAGAGCCACCGTCAAAACTACCGCAACCGTGGTGGTCTTTGTTGCCATGTTCTGATTTGGGTTGTGATCGAAGTGGAAGATACTTTATGCTTGTCGTCTGAAAGTAAGAAATCGGTGAAAGAGAAAAACGGGTCAAGAAATGTGAGACAAATCAATTATACATTGTTggtcaattattttatttaatgttgGACAGGCTGGGATGGGATACGGGAGGAAACCAGTGGGGGTACGCGTCAAGAATTACaagtacttttttttttcatcatgTAATGAAATGTATGTGGCTTTTATAATAAGAGCGGACACACCAGCAGTGAATCTTAGAGTAATGATCAgggatcgagtctcgcaagcgACAGTGTGAGAGTTAAATTCTCTTCAATAAGAGGGAGCTCTTTGTGCGCGAcgtagcataaggtctagctgctGCTGGTTGACTGAGTCACtatgatttacctcctctcacaaTCTTATCGGGTCGAGATTAGAGGCGCCTTAAAGTAAAcgatttcaccttttggaaCAATAAGAGCTGAGACAGTATCCTATGAAGAGTATGAGAAGCACGCATAATAACATTTtgtatataattattaataaatatacaACTATCAAATCTTATGTGAGGTGGCCTATCCAATTTTAAATAGCAGGTTAAGCGtagttaaaatataatattatgttataaaaatTGAATGATCAGACACCAAGTGATGATTAATCGCAAGTCAGATCAACGAATGAGTAGTTATACAAGATGTTCATTGTTGGGTTACGTAAATGTTTGCGATCttgattttaataataataaaatttgtttttgtgttgtgtttttaatatattttattaaagtgTGTAGTTCATAGATGTCAAATTGGAAAATTTGACAAGATAGAACTCAAATTTAGTCAAGTTGGAAATTCGACGAGCTAAAGTATTTCAACGATATCTTATAGACCAGAGATCCAAATAACTAACGGGGAAAAtggttatttaaaaaaaaagccTCAATTCTCTACAAGTCGTATTACATGTAGATTCGACTAGTTCGGAAGTTATCTAGACTAACTAGATGATATAAGAATGATCTGGATGATGTGGATACAGCTGTTAGCTGGACATGAGCAATTCTGATATTTTGCTCATATCACTCAGCTCGATTATCGAAATGGAACAATTCATTACGCTTTACAATATCCCAGACAATGATATACAAACCACTctaaagtcaaagtctgaatcagaATTTAGAAAACTAATAAACCATGATAAAATTGTTGGTTTTGTACTGAATGACAAACAAGTTAAAGCTTGTAAATAGTCTAGTATTTTGAGCATATCTTTCTCATACGAGCTCGGAATTGAGTGATTCTTGATTATTTGGAAATCTAAGAGAAAGTGCTACAACTTTTATATTATCAGTATCCCAAAAATCGATGAATCGATAGTTATAATCAATAGAATAGACAATTTCGACTTACATCAGCTTATATACAATCTGGTATTTTGAGTATATATCTATCATATAAATTCGAAATTGAGTGTTTCTTGATTATGTGGAAATTAAAtagaaagaaataaaatttaatgttCATCACTTTGTCCAAAAATTGATGAATCAAGAGTTAAAATCAAGATAAAAAACCAACTCGACTTGGTGCACCTCGAATCGGACCATACCAACTTCACATGCAGCTACACAGGACCAACTCCAACCGCTCCAGCATAAAATCATCCTGATATTAAAAATTGTCAGCAAGTCGAATATGATCGTTTTAATATTTGAAACAGTACAAATTTTTTTCGAACAGTCATATTCTTGTTTCAAACGTTTATATTATCTTTGGAAGTCGTAAATACAACACTTGGAAGATCAAACAACAAGTTTTTAATGGGACCCAAAACATGAACATATTATAAGAAAAAAACAAGTTAGAAGAGAGCAAACCCAAGAAAAGAGTGTGAAAATACATTTGACGC contains:
- the LOC140828871 gene encoding non-specific lipid transfer protein GPI-anchored 7 isoform X3; its protein translation is MATKTTTVAVVLTVALLVVATSRVAEGQSTDCVSKLVQCAQYLNTTGPPGSECCTAIKSVVENELDCLCKIYNQPGGLSAFGIDVNQALALPKRCGLPNDVSTCKAFAPGSSIVPPPPPDKGNAVARISWIGMPALLLVSATIFLS
- the LOC140828871 gene encoding non-specific lipid transfer protein GPI-anchored 7 isoform X1, coding for MATKTTTVAVVLTVALLVVATSRVAEGQSTDCVSKLVQCAQYLNTTGPPGSECCTAIKSVVENELDCLCKIYNQPGGLSAFGIDVNQALALPKRCGLPNDVSTCKAFAPGSSIVPPPPPGAPDKGNAVARISWIGMPALLLVSATIFLS
- the LOC140828871 gene encoding non-specific lipid transfer protein GPI-anchored 7 isoform X2, yielding MATKTTTVAVVLTVALLVVATSRVAEGQSTDCVSKLVQCAQYLNTTGPPGSECCTAIKSVVENELDCLCKIYNQPGGLSAFGIDVNQALALPKRCGLPNDVSTCKAFAPGSSIVPPPPGAPDKGNAVARISWIGMPALLLVSATIFLS